The Apium graveolens cultivar Ventura chromosome 6, ASM990537v1, whole genome shotgun sequence genome contains a region encoding:
- the LOC141666668 gene encoding uncharacterized protein LOC141666668 isoform X5: MLGVSYGQLLLLIGAVVAFNGPKDFPRVSRIAGRLAGRAIGYVQLARAQFDVIMHQSQAHQVHKELKETMAQLEAIRHEIRTVSFMNPGQLTTRLVDNLDKTTAANEGTEPEKKSNYFELV; encoded by the exons ATGCTTGGAGTCTCGTATGGACAGCTTCTCCTCTTGATCGGAGCTGTTGTTGCCTTCAATG GTCCCAAGGATTTCCCACGTGTTTCCAGAATAGCAGGGAGGCTGGCTGGTCGTGCAATTGGTTATGTTCAATTAGCTCGTGCTCAGTTTGATGTTATTATGCATCAATCTCAGGCTCACCAG GTGCATAAAGAACTAAAAGAAACAATGGCTCAGTTGGAAGCTATACGTCATGAGATTAGAACAGTCTCTTTTATGAATCCTGGTCAATTGACGACAAGACTGGTGGATAATCTTGATAAGACAACTGCAGCAAATG AAGGCACAGAACCAGAAAAG AAAAGCAACTACTTCGAGCTCGTTTGA
- the LOC141666668 gene encoding uncharacterized protein LOC141666668 isoform X3, which produces MLGVSYGQLLLLIGAVVAFNGPKDFPRVSRIAGRLAGRAIGYVQLARAQFDVIMHQSQAHQVHKELKETMAQLEAIRHEIRTVSFMNPGQLTTRLVDNLDKTTAANEGTEPEKVTEENVSRTTSKDSRLTASSSFHIHRKATTSSSFDIHSKATAYASLAESSAFN; this is translated from the exons ATGCTTGGAGTCTCGTATGGACAGCTTCTCCTCTTGATCGGAGCTGTTGTTGCCTTCAATG GTCCCAAGGATTTCCCACGTGTTTCCAGAATAGCAGGGAGGCTGGCTGGTCGTGCAATTGGTTATGTTCAATTAGCTCGTGCTCAGTTTGATGTTATTATGCATCAATCTCAGGCTCACCAG GTGCATAAAGAACTAAAAGAAACAATGGCTCAGTTGGAAGCTATACGTCATGAGATTAGAACAGTCTCTTTTATGAATCCTGGTCAATTGACGACAAGACTGGTGGATAATCTTGATAAGACAACTGCAGCAAATG AAGGCACAGAACCAGAAAAGGTAACAGAAGAGAACGTATCCAGGACTACTTCTAAG GATTCTAGATTAACGGCTTCAAGCTCCTTTCATATTCACAGAAAAGCAACTACTTCGAGCTCGTTTGATATCCACAGCAAAGCAACTGCTTACGCAAGTTTAGCTGAATCCTCTGCTTTTAATTAG
- the LOC141666668 gene encoding uncharacterized protein LOC141666668 isoform X1 → MFNEYKSKMATNKKRDEARDKRREENVSQVHLYQSLRMQFEKDVGLISSDGSASDLEEYLSEKPKTYSCLDRFDILEWWKNNSMRFPVLSQMAQDILAFPISTVASESAFSTGGRVLNDFWSSLTPKMVEALVCAQDWMRKTVKAISVEEDPEEMRQLDEALEKMKVDASSTAASATGTSTELDQQ, encoded by the exons atgttcaatGAATACAAATCTAAAATGGCAACAAACAAAAAAAGAGATGAAGCTAGAGATAAAagaagggaagaaaatgttagcCAAGTGCATCTATATCAATCGTTGAGGATGCAATTTGAGAAAGATGTTGGATTGATTTCAAGTGATGGTAGTGCATCCGATTTGGAGGAATATTTGAGTGAAAAACCAAAAACATATAGTTGTTTGGATCGGTTTGATATTTTAGAGTGGTGGAAAAATAATTCAATGAGATTCCCCGTTTTATCTCAAATGGCTCAGGATATTTTAGCTTTTCCAATATCCACGGTTGCATCGGAATCGGCTTTTAGCACGGGTGGTAGAGTTCTCAATGATTTTTGGAGTTCCCTAACACCTAAAATGGTCGAAGCACTTGTTTGTGCTCAAGATTGGATGAGAAAGACCGTAAAAGCTATTAGTGTTGAAGAGGACCCCGAAGAAATGAGACAACTTGATGAAG CACTTGAGAAGATGAAAGTTGACGCAAGTTCCACAGCAGCATCAGCCACTGGAACCAGCACTGAGCTAGATCAACAATAA
- the LOC141666668 gene encoding uncharacterized protein LOC141666668 isoform X2, with amino-acid sequence MLGVSYGQLLLLIGAVVAFNGPKDFPRVSRIAGRLAGRAIGYVQLARAQFDVIMHQSQAHQVHKELKETMAQLEAIRHEIRTVSFMNPGQLTTRLVDNLDKTTAANEGTEPEKVTEENVSRTTSKVDYLQDSRLTASSSFHIHRKATTSSSFDIHSKATAYASLAESSAFN; translated from the exons ATGCTTGGAGTCTCGTATGGACAGCTTCTCCTCTTGATCGGAGCTGTTGTTGCCTTCAATG GTCCCAAGGATTTCCCACGTGTTTCCAGAATAGCAGGGAGGCTGGCTGGTCGTGCAATTGGTTATGTTCAATTAGCTCGTGCTCAGTTTGATGTTATTATGCATCAATCTCAGGCTCACCAG GTGCATAAAGAACTAAAAGAAACAATGGCTCAGTTGGAAGCTATACGTCATGAGATTAGAACAGTCTCTTTTATGAATCCTGGTCAATTGACGACAAGACTGGTGGATAATCTTGATAAGACAACTGCAGCAAATG AAGGCACAGAACCAGAAAAGGTAACAGAAGAGAACGTATCCAGGACTACTTCTAAG GTTGATTATTTGCAGGATTCTAGATTAACGGCTTCAAGCTCCTTTCATATTCACAGAAAAGCAACTACTTCGAGCTCGTTTGATATCCACAGCAAAGCAACTGCTTACGCAAGTTTAGCTGAATCCTCTGCTTTTAATTAG
- the LOC141666668 gene encoding uncharacterized protein LOC141666668 isoform X4, whose protein sequence is MLGVSYGQLLLLIGAVVAFNGPKDFPRVSRIAGRLAGRAIGYVQLARAQFDVIMHQSQAHQVHKELKETMAQLEAIRHEIRTVSFMNPGQLTTRLVDNLDKTTAANEGTEPEKVTEENVSRTTSKKSNYFELV, encoded by the exons ATGCTTGGAGTCTCGTATGGACAGCTTCTCCTCTTGATCGGAGCTGTTGTTGCCTTCAATG GTCCCAAGGATTTCCCACGTGTTTCCAGAATAGCAGGGAGGCTGGCTGGTCGTGCAATTGGTTATGTTCAATTAGCTCGTGCTCAGTTTGATGTTATTATGCATCAATCTCAGGCTCACCAG GTGCATAAAGAACTAAAAGAAACAATGGCTCAGTTGGAAGCTATACGTCATGAGATTAGAACAGTCTCTTTTATGAATCCTGGTCAATTGACGACAAGACTGGTGGATAATCTTGATAAGACAACTGCAGCAAATG AAGGCACAGAACCAGAAAAGGTAACAGAAGAGAACGTATCCAGGACTACTTCTAAG AAAAGCAACTACTTCGAGCTCGTTTGA